Within Diprion similis isolate iyDipSimi1 chromosome 11, iyDipSimi1.1, whole genome shotgun sequence, the genomic segment AGGAGCTTGATTCAATCTCTGTGTTACCACCTAGCGAACAGAAATCTTACTTGGCTAATGTAGAGCacaatttagtaaaaaaacgGTGAGCATTAACAAAgtgaaattgtttaatttactGTTTGTCATAATATGTGCGGCTAGTAGTTAAGACTCAGCGTAATAATTATCTGCAATTCTGTTATTATAAAGTCTGTCAACTTTTGGTAATGAAGAGCAATCAGAAAGTATTTCTTAACACAGGTACGCTATTTTGGATGATTTATCAGAAATATCTGGGAACTTGCGAGAGCTTGAAATGGAAAGAGATGTGCAAACACGTGTTGCGCTGGAAGTGAAAAAACTGCAAGAACAGCTGAAATTGGCAGAGGAGAGACTTGAGGCCCAACGTGATCGAGTCAATAAAATGGTGCCCAACATCACTGTTGCTTACGAAAAGTTGAACAGTGGTAGAAGGGAGTGCGTGAAGATGACCAGAATCTGTCTTGGATTAGGATGTCTAGTAATTGGAGCTAACTATAAGTatgatttcatttcaatattaataaaagggttataatatttttaggtGATAACTAGTTTACGTTAAATAGGTAAAACCTaattaatcaaataattttatttattgcagaTGATTCTGCatagtatttatatattccGTTTAATAATATTCTCTCGACATATTCTTTTTAACAACAGAAATCACTAGTCTGGACATATTTCAGGATACCAGCTGCTGGTGCGCAGTTGTTGAATAATCGGCTGAAACAAGTCGCTGGATGTACCCGCCAATTatccaaaaaaaaagctcTCAGTCTAGACAAAGACAATGTCCCAAGCAAACCTCATCCTGAGATTCTAACAAACTGTGTTGACCACTGTTTGGATAGTCCTGTGATTCAATCGCCGCAGAGTATCGCTCAGGGAAGTAGTAAAGAGAAAGATGATGAATTTGTAATCACTAGTAATGTCGCACTAACGGAAGACCACTCAAATTCTAATACGGAACTTACGGCGGGTGTGGAGGCAGACCAAATTAGTGCATCAGAAGAAGAAACGCTGAAGCTCCAGGACAACACAGCAGTGGTATTTTTGCCGGGCAGTATTCGCGAAGATTTACCACAATCAACCAGTACCCCAAATTCTTCTGGAGAAAGTTGTGATGTCAATAAACATTTACAAGATTGTGAAACTACCATATCAACATTCGTTTTGGATGGTCCAAAAGCTGGTCTTATTGGTCAAAACGAGAGTCTGGAACagcgaaaatttcttcaacccTATAAATCTGTTCTTACCCATCTAAAAGTGCCAAGGTGGGTTGACTTCAGTAGAGACACAACCTGCATGCAATTAGTCGTTTATCGAcgactcataaaaaaaaactcaggatCTCTgatctttcatatttttataaaatttatacttggACCGATTATAAATCACACGAATTGCTGTGGCATATTAATAACGTCATTTCTTGGCTACTCGTTAAAGACACtaagtgactttttttctattccataAACATCCAGGACGACTGATCCCAGTGGTATTTTATGTCCGTACGAGCTCATGGGGACCTGCAGAGATGAAGGATGCCAGTTTATGCATCAATCTGCCAGAAATGGCTAGTAGATCTCTGCGACTAACTGAAATGCACTCGCCAGAAATTATACGTAAGGTGGTTCTAGACACGCACACGCAAGCACGCAAACGCAACAGTCACACATATATTGGCACGCGCATATTTCGCCTGAAGTTTCGTCATTACGACGAAGTTTCAGTTTTTGAACTTCACGCCTATACTTacgcgaaaataaaaatcatttataaCTCATTTTTTGTCAAGTATATATGATGAAGAAGCGAATAACCGTGACTACTGAAATTTCGGAACTATTTTCAGCATATtactttttcataataatgtAGTTCAATTTACATATTGTACCATAAGTTTCAATATCGGAGTATTGctcaaacttttttaaatcttttatttatacaaagtCTGCAAAATCCTACGTCTTAGTAGAACCCTGTAATGCAATTATTGATAATTACTTATGCTTCAATGGGTATGTCATCCTAAATTACAGGTAATATTCCGTCGGAGGTGCAGTATGCCGCGGCAGAGTCCATCCCATTGGTGGCTGCGGCGACACCTCGAGATGGTAAGTTGTCTTCATAACTGAAGGACCTTTACaacagaaattcaaattcttattTGTACTTCTGATAATATGCATTGttactttttaattaaatcttGTTActgtattattttaatttttatcaaccgCAGTTAGTATGAGAGTGTTCaatacgtaatttttttttttgtaaaaattataaaagaagatttaaaaaaaaaaaactgaacaaaAGTGTTGTATAACTTCCGAGTGGTTGAtgttatatgtgtataaaattcaaaataattctacTATGGCTCAAAACTTGAGTTTTCAAGACACTACAAGAAGTAAAGGAGCTGAAGAAAGTCAAGAAACTCTTCttttatattctatttatatatataaatattaaccCTTATGTacctgtaaaataaaattgatattttttggcaCAAAACGTTTACTTTATTCAGGGTATTATGTTAAGAGTAGtatattttaaatcattttaaatGATACTCACCTAGAATAACCCTCTTAACGAAATTAAATCGGCATTCTTCCCAGTTACCTTGACTTCATATTAACGGAATAACCGTAAAAATACGAGGATAGGCAcagtaaatttcttttcagtaaatattttatattcgttggtactcttttaaaaaaaaatttactcgacTGATCTTAAGTACATTAACCAAGTATGTTTCAATCTCCGTAACTATGACCAGGAAAGTTTCCCTGACTGTTGCCTTTTGACCACGGCATTCGGCCAGCTTCTCGAGCTTCGTCCCACTTGCGAACCCAGTCAAGTGGGCATATCGAAGTGAAAACATCTTTGAACCACTGACATGCTACTTTTCCTTCACCAAGGATATTTTCACATCGATAGAAGTCTGTATACATGACGAAGCATCTCAATGTCTGATTTGTTTGCTGGAATCTAATTCAAATTGTTATAGTTATTGATTTAAAAGTTTGTGCAGGTACATTATTTGGAAATGGTACAGCGATCTACCTTGGATCCAACCCTGGCGTTCTTGTTTTAGTAAACCTTCCCTTACCATCTCTTCCAGCACAAATTTCATCTAGTTCCTCCTCAGTCAGGTCattacgattaattttttttttgccttccTTTTTATCAACTACCTCAATCAGACCTaaacttcttttattttcggcaaaaTTTTTAGGGACATGTTCCAGAGGggtattttcatcttttttactCTCAGAATTGCTGCCTATTTTTGGAGAACCAACTGGATCATCTGGATCACGTGTGACGTTTACCATGTTCGATAAATCTACTTCTGGCTGAGATGATTCTTGTGCAACTTGTGTTACTATTTCATGTGGAGAATCTTTCAATGCTGTTGCActctcattctcattctttGATACACGTTCATCGGTTTTCTCAGATTTATGTCTTTGCGTGATATGAGAAGGGTATTTCTTTGGCTGCTCATTAGACTCAGATACCTTCTGTGTATTATTGTCATTGCCTTTGTTTGGCTCAGACATAATAGCGATTAACTATACCGTAAATATTCTTGAGCAGCTGCAACTGACAATTACTAAAATTATGATTGAAGTAATTTACACGTTcattaaaacaaaaacgattGATGCGAAGGGAACTGATGATcacaagaaaatttaaacaagCTACCATCGTTGATACCATGGATAGTGCGTCAAGGCGCaaattttgttcgaaaagCTAAACTTGAACAAACAATAAAggtaatttcaaataattcagtCCTCAAATGCTAGATCTACAAATTGCTCAATCAACGTGTCTTTCAGAACAATTTCACTtaaactcgacatttttcgcaAAAGGTGTTTTCAGGTTGAAGGAGGGATTTGGAAGAGAATTCATTATATACGAATGAGCACGGATAGAGCCTACATGGAACGTGATTCAATAAACAAACAGATGTAAGTATCGTGACGTAAGAAATGTAACGTATCGAATGGCTGCGCGCCTCATTGCCGTGTTGGCGCGTATATTTACGTGGCACGGGATGAGCGGATATTTCACCTTTTTAACAGTGATCAAGTAATACTTGATCAACTATTCATCATCAGGATGATTACCCTGGAAGCATTAATTGGATATTTCGCTCTTCTCGCCGtgtgttttcttattttggtAGGTGATGACAGTTTGGCTAAGGTTATGTTGATTTCGACAAAGAATAGCTGATTCGaaataaactatttttttacttgttgtttattttgttttaacgatgttttatttgtttttaatattttttttcgtatttcgaAGATTGGATGGTTCATTCCTGAAGactttttgcataatttttagaCTGTctattatttacaatatttatttataattactgGAGAAGGTAACTTTTCACAGCTGGCAAAGTGGGCGTGGAGAAATTATCTTTCACTATGAATGGAGAAGAAGTTTATCATCTAGCCATTGCATttatcttcttcatttttcagttCTGTATGGTGCTTTATGCAACAACAAAGCCTTATCCCAAAGTCTGGCGTCACGAGGATGAGAATTACTTTCACAACTTTCATacgggtgaaaaagaaaagtttccaTCTCTTTCTGATAATTGGAGCGTACATCTCAGCATTATAGTGCCTGCATACAATGAAGAAGAGAGACGTGAGTTTATGAAATGCATATAGCAAAATTTAAGAACCTTATCCCAAACTCTATTGGTATTCCATTTTTCAGTACTACCTATGCTGGACGAATGTATTGAATACCTCGAGGGCCGCAAAAGATTTGGACTTACTTACGAAATAATTGTGGTCAGCGATGGGAGTACAGATGGAACAGTCGCGGCTGCTCAGAATTATAGCCGTAAATATGATACTGTTCGAGTTCTAAGCTTGGTGAAAAACAGAGGAAAAGGCGGGGCTATACGATTGGTTAGTTTGTTAGAGAATCCTTAATATAGTTTCTTTTCAAAAGGACTtaaataatgtgaaaatatttattaattagcAATAACAACTTCTTTGCTGCTTCAGGGCTTGCAAAGCGCAAGAGGTAGCGTACTTCTCTTTGCCGATGCTGACGGAGCTACCAAGTTTagtgatattgaaaaactgGAAGCTAGTCTGCAACAAATCTTGAGCTGTAAGTGTTACTTGGTATTCATTCAGTGCagtttttaattcaatattcataatttGTCGCTTATGTCAGGTGACTACACAAAGGAGCCTGGAAAGGTAGCATCGTCCGATGCTGTGGTATGTGGTTCAAGAGCACACTTAGAGAAGGAAGAGACTGCAAAACGCTCCATATTCCGAATATTCCTAATGCATGGTTTTCACTTTCTAGTCTGGCTACTATGTGTTAGAGGTATTAGAGATACTCAATGTGGATTTAAGCTTCTCACCCGCAAAACCGCGAGAACATTGTTTAATGCATTGCATGTAGAACAGTGGGCTTTTGACGTAGAAATGTTGTACATTGCACAAACTTTAGGTTTACCTATAACAGAGATCGCTGTGACTTGGACAGAAATCGACGGATCCAAGGTAGTTCCTATATGGAGTTGGCTGCAGATGGGTCGTGACTTGGGATTAATTTGGTTAAAGTATAAAATCGGAGCTTGGAAAATAGCCAAAGATAAGAGCGATTGATCATTTGATGGATTCAAATTGCACAAAAACTATCACCGTTTCATCCGTAATCTCTGATTATATTCTGCAGTATAGATAAGTGGATGAGTACTAGTGAAAATTTACATAAATTCGACTGCTGGTCTGTGGTACATACACATGAAAAGGAGAAGAGAATCATACAAAAAAAACTAGTTCTGAAGTTTGAGGTAATTGCCtacgaaaaatgttttatagTTTCAACCTTCCTGAATGGAAAGTTGTTACTATACTGTGATGCAGATTATTGAAATATGTGGACCCGTGAGAGAAAACTTGTAACTCACTGATTGTTTGAACAGTTTGCTTTTTGTAGAAAGCTAGATTTATacatatgaaataattttgcttTACAAACTTGATAGCCTGATGAACGATTGTAAGTGATTGGGTTTCAACTTTTCTATAACTAAGATATGAATTGAAGATGACGTGACTGTAAGAATTGAATGCATCGAATCATTGAGCGACTTATTGAAACTTTGATTCTTTTgttaaattgaatatttaaataaatcgtTTGATGTGTGCGTATATTCTTTATATCTGAATAGTTG encodes:
- the LOC124412304 gene encoding cytochrome c oxidase subunit 6b-1-like, with protein sequence MSEPNKGNDNNTQKVSESNEQPKKYPSHITQRHKSEKTDERVSKNENESATALKDSPHEIVTQVAQESSQPEVDLSNMVNVTRDPDDPVGSPKIGSNSESKKDENTPLEHVPKNFAENKRSLGLIEVVDKKEGKKKINRNDLTEEELDEICAGRDGKGRFTKTRTPGLDPRFQQTNQTLRCFVMYTDFYRCENILGEGKVACQWFKDVFTSICPLDWVRKWDEAREAGRMPWSKGNSQGNFPGHSYGD
- the LOC124412302 gene encoding dolichyl-phosphate beta-glucosyltransferase isoform X2, with protein sequence MITLEALIGYFALLAVCFLILFCMVLYATTKPYPKVWRHEDENYFHNFHTGEKEKFPSLSDNWSVHLSIIVPAYNEEERLLPMLDECIEYLEGRKRFGLTYEIIVVSDGSTDGTVAAAQNYSRKYDTVRVLSLVKNRGKGGAIRLGLQSARGSVLLFADADGATKFSDIEKLEASLQQILSCDYTKEPGKVASSDAVSGYYVLEVLEILNVDLSFSPAKPREHCLMHCM
- the LOC124412302 gene encoding dolichyl-phosphate beta-glucosyltransferase isoform X1 encodes the protein MITLEALIGYFALLAVCFLILFCMVLYATTKPYPKVWRHEDENYFHNFHTGEKEKFPSLSDNWSVHLSIIVPAYNEEERLLPMLDECIEYLEGRKRFGLTYEIIVVSDGSTDGTVAAAQNYSRKYDTVRVLSLVKNRGKGGAIRLGLQSARGSVLLFADADGATKFSDIEKLEASLQQILSCDYTKEPGKVASSDAVVCGSRAHLEKEETAKRSIFRIFLMHGFHFLVWLLCVRGIRDTQCGFKLLTRKTARTLFNALHVEQWAFDVEMLYIAQTLGLPITEIAVTWTEIDGSKVVPIWSWLQMGRDLGLIWLKYKIGAWKIAKDKSD